The Acinetobacter lwoffii region AACTGTTCAGAAGAAACAAGGTAGCATCAACCATGACCTTTTAAATATCGACTACATAGGCGATCCAATACCTTTAATTAAAAGTATTTCTAGCCAATACGGATACCGTTTTGTAGAAGCTGGTCCTACTCATGAGCTTCCAATTGTTAATTTTAATAAAAAGCGTCTTACTGGTGTAGAAGCTTTACGCGATGTTTCTGCATATTTAAATACTGCTTCGATAACTCTAGATCATCAAAATAAAAGTATTTTATTGACTTATAACTAATACCCTTTAAATCCTTTTATACATATCTGGAGTTTTTATGGACTACTCTAATAATGCTTCATTACAAGAGCTACTAAACCCATCTAACCAGTCTTCTTTAGAAGTTCATGTTAGTAATGTTGAACAGCAAGCTCGTTATGAAGCCATGCTTGAATTAGTTAAGCAAAAAGGTATTAAGTTAGGGATCAATACTTATTTAAGCAACGCTCGTGAGGTCATCAAAAGCCAAGAGCGTAACCTTGATACAATCTTTAACTTTAAACCTTACATGATCAAAGATGTTGTTGTTCCCCCGGTTATTATTGAATCAAAAGATGTAACTGAGACACCTAATGCCATGTCGTACAAGACGACTAAGCAGACTTATAAAATCTTGAAACAAGCTCGTTTCAGTACTCGTGCACCTGATTGGCGTCAGTACCTTGTTTTCCCTACACTTGATAGCAATGTTGATTACGTGACTTTCATTCCGAAAGAAATGTTACCAGCTAACGAACAAGAACGAAAAATATGGAAAGAGACTGCTGCTAAGTCTTATGAAATGGGTTTAGTTGAGGGCCGAAATATTGTTGAAGATGCAGTAGATCGTCTTAAACGAGATTATTTGGGGATGGTTACTTTCCATAAGTTTGTTTTAGAGGGCAAGTTATCAATGCCAGCAATTAGCAGTCAATCACTGGCTGTTTCTTCTACACAAGACACTATTGCTCTTGATATGAAATTGCTTCAAATCCAACAATTACCGCAGTTCAATTCAAATATTGAAACTTGGAAACCAATTCTCCAACCTGAACAAATTGCACCTAGCTATCAAATTCCAAAAATTAACCTTGTTAGCGAACCTTAAGTTCGCTAACTCAATTGGAAGTTTTAAATGCAAATGAAGGTTTCGACATTAAAAGCAAAATCTGCATTATTTGATGTTAACAAGATTAAAGGATCTGAAAATAAGATTCTGACAGCTACCAAAGACATTCGCAAAGACTACGATTCTAGCCGTGGTTTTGGTTTGGCTACATTAACAGCCATAACGACATACAAAGATCCGAAACAAGGGTTTAAAAGTCGCGATGAATTTGAAAGTCTTCTATATGAAGCATTAGCTCATGGTGCTTCAGATATTTTCATTAGTCCAGATCGCCCCATCACAATGATGAAAGACTTGGAGTTATATTCGTTAACACACCGTATTATCAATCGTGATGAAGCTCTACACATCCTAAGAACGATTGCTGATGAAAATGCCTACTTAGTCCTTATTAATAATAAGTTTATTAATAAGGCATATCGTATTCTGCAGAAAGACGCTTCAGGTAAGGAAACTCGTTATAACTTTCGTGTGAACGTATCTCGAACTTCGTATCGTGGATCTGGAGATTCTTTTCAGATAACGTTACGTACAATTTCTGGCATTCCCCCTCACTTTTCAAAAGTGGGTTTAGATGAAGATTTCATTAAAAGATCGCTACCTCACAATGGTTGCTACATCATTGGCGGAATCACTGGTTCTGGTAAAAGTACAACACTAGCTTCAAATATTCGCTATGTGTTGGAAAATAATACTCATATTCGTGGAAATATTTTGACTCACAACGAGCCTATCGAATACGAGTATGACGCAATTGAAAGCACACACAGTATTGTTAGTCAAAGCGAAATCCCCAATAACTTCGAGACTTTTGCGGATGCAAATAGAGAGGCGATGCGTAGACGTCCTGCTGCAGTTGAAATCGGTGAATTGCGAGATAAAGAAACAATTTCTGCAGCTCTAGAACTTTCTTTAACTGGCCACCCTGTTTTTGCAACGGTTCACGCAACCACCGTAGACAAAATTATTCCACGTATGTTGAAGCGCTTTAAGCATGAAGAACATCTTCAGGCTGCAGCTGA contains the following coding sequences:
- a CDS encoding DotD/TraH family lipoprotein (Members of this family include DotD of type IVB secretion systems and TraH of plasmid conjugative plasmid systems, both lipoproteins.), producing the protein MKHNKKLLSVLVICLMMSGCASRDVTQLNVASPLSIISEASQEALIAQQNLKNSSAIQMQTVQKKQGSINHDLLNIDYIGDPIPLIKSISSQYGYRFVEAGPTHELPIVNFNKKRLTGVEALRDVSAYLNTASITLDHQNKSILLTYN
- a CDS encoding type IV secretory system conjugative DNA transfer family protein codes for the protein MDYSNNASLQELLNPSNQSSLEVHVSNVEQQARYEAMLELVKQKGIKLGINTYLSNAREVIKSQERNLDTIFNFKPYMIKDVVVPPVIIESKDVTETPNAMSYKTTKQTYKILKQARFSTRAPDWRQYLVFPTLDSNVDYVTFIPKEMLPANEQERKIWKETAAKSYEMGLVEGRNIVEDAVDRLKRDYLGMVTFHKFVLEGKLSMPAISSQSLAVSSTQDTIALDMKLLQIQQLPQFNSNIETWKPILQPEQIAPSYQIPKINLVSEP
- a CDS encoding ATPase, T2SS/T4P/T4SS family, encoding MQMKVSTLKAKSALFDVNKIKGSENKILTATKDIRKDYDSSRGFGLATLTAITTYKDPKQGFKSRDEFESLLYEALAHGASDIFISPDRPITMMKDLELYSLTHRIINRDEALHILRTIADENAYLVLINNKFINKAYRILQKDASGKETRYNFRVNVSRTSYRGSGDSFQITLRTISGIPPHFSKVGLDEDFIKRSLPHNGCYIIGGITGSGKSTTLASNIRYVLENNTHIRGNILTHNEPIEYEYDAIESTHSIVSQSEIPNNFETFADANREAMRRRPAAVEIGELRDKETISAALELSLTGHPVFATVHATTVDKIIPRMLKRFKHEEHLQAAADIIGSVYTLIAQRLVKDVNGKVFAVREHLILSPQLKEELLLIDDIHAQQKFIRELMINSDGSDPNISKSFRKQADDLLKAGRLHEDYYYKLIY